A window of Streptomyces gilvosporeus contains these coding sequences:
- a CDS encoding aspartyl/asparaginyl beta-hydroxylase domain-containing protein: protein MDEAQPTAALSRQIAQLDRLDGQLIERIRHEALTAPAPWKAEYGEFQSGGWWTTSLMNASGEAADVRIADGTARPTALLEHMPATADLLAELGLSYMWVRLARLEANAFLWEHRDYDELDQVERHRLHIPLHTNSSAFLVTGGTKVHMAGGRIWRLTPTYAHGVCNLLGPDRIHLIADVYADDAYDRLAGRADAPAAAEHLPPATEAVLAERFAAARRLADLGYTDAAEQLLLRLFYSFALSEGTAYDLNADLHTVRGDAEASRRWTAAKSKLLALAS, encoded by the coding sequence ATGGACGAAGCACAGCCGACCGCGGCCTTGTCCAGGCAGATCGCCCAGCTGGACCGGCTGGATGGGCAGTTGATCGAGCGGATACGGCACGAGGCCCTGACGGCCCCGGCGCCCTGGAAGGCCGAGTACGGCGAGTTCCAATCCGGCGGCTGGTGGACCACGTCGCTGATGAACGCCTCCGGCGAAGCCGCAGACGTGAGGATCGCCGATGGCACCGCCCGCCCCACCGCCCTGCTGGAGCACATGCCCGCCACCGCAGACCTGCTGGCCGAACTGGGCCTGTCCTACATGTGGGTTCGGCTCGCCCGCCTGGAGGCGAACGCGTTCCTCTGGGAACACCGCGACTACGACGAGCTCGACCAGGTCGAACGCCACCGCCTGCACATCCCGCTGCACACCAACTCCTCCGCGTTCCTGGTCACCGGCGGGACCAAGGTCCACATGGCCGGCGGTCGGATCTGGCGGCTGACCCCGACCTACGCGCACGGGGTCTGCAACCTGCTGGGCCCGGACCGGATCCACCTGATCGCGGACGTCTACGCGGACGACGCCTACGACCGCCTGGCCGGGCGGGCCGATGCGCCTGCGGCCGCCGAGCACCTGCCGCCAGCGACGGAGGCGGTGCTGGCCGAGCGGTTCGCCGCCGCCAGGCGCCTGGCCGACCTCGGCTACACCGACGCTGCCGAGCAGTTGCTGCTGCGGCTGTTCTACTCCTTCGCCCTGTCCGAGGGCACCGCCTACGACCTGAACGCCGACCTCCACACCGTCCGCGGTGACGCCGAGGCCAGCCGCCGCTGGACAGCGGCGAAGTCCAAGCTCCTCGCCCTGGCCTCGTAA
- a CDS encoding ASCH domain-containing protein — translation MPTQQSQPAEHSLNIRKPYFDLIASGAKTIEVRVGYPKIRKFAAGETLRFTCEDESLSTRIIEVKEYESFKAMLDVEDTAAIGGPDMTHDQLVAAIRDIYPPEKEALGVFALHLAPLP, via the coding sequence ATGCCCACCCAGCAATCGCAGCCCGCCGAGCACTCCCTCAACATCCGCAAGCCGTACTTCGACCTGATCGCCAGCGGTGCCAAGACCATCGAAGTCCGCGTCGGCTATCCCAAGATCCGCAAGTTCGCCGCCGGGGAGACCCTCCGGTTCACCTGCGAAGACGAATCCCTCAGCACCCGCATCATCGAGGTGAAGGAGTACGAGTCCTTCAAGGCGATGCTGGACGTCGAGGACACCGCCGCGATCGGTGGCCCGGACATGACCCACGACCAGCTCGTCGCCGCGATCCGCGACATCTACCCACCCGAGAAGGAAGCCCTCGGCGTCTTCGCCCTTCACCTCGCCCCGCTGCCCTAG
- a CDS encoding tetratricopeptide repeat protein encodes MKSQTAQQARAVHDVSCGKALRERALGRAGSPDPVPAALTTKIAAEIADHCGHRRLKCRRLAMGWTVAQAVDVAHRLVETEGMPKVGMSERSWKDWEAGGLPSSDYQDLLCRLFATSPVGLGFAHDYSPTPEADANAPLRGGDGPDGTLSEGDATRTGADFTEVEATNRRDAVKLAGLAMAAPAAAAQILEQAAAEAMEFTQQAEATSLGSGTLDHLDLAVTEFNRAYSLKPPKAVFDAMMDYRRKVNRLLKAKHTHSQERELLAFAGWLSELLAWLAHDLGDARTGLAFATDAFVHGQQAGHGQLCAWAMDAAASINLYEQRPAKARNAALKGLSEAPAGHPLTVRLHAQAARASAADGDAEGFTTAFHAAQEAHRLLPPRSPRRFGMDVMPLADYALTSYPATSFIWLGQAEKARHHAEHALATYEAAPEASRSPSREAIARIDLAIAHAQLGDPSDAVVLGHRALDSARVVDSVRNRARDLTSFLTRRYPRQSAVEGLREHLAALDTAARPALPAAPSGA; translated from the coding sequence GTGAAATCCCAGACCGCGCAGCAAGCCAGAGCCGTCCACGACGTCTCCTGCGGGAAAGCCCTGCGGGAACGTGCCCTGGGCCGGGCCGGCTCCCCCGACCCCGTGCCGGCGGCCCTGACCACCAAGATCGCCGCCGAGATCGCGGACCACTGCGGCCACCGGCGCCTCAAATGCCGCCGCCTGGCCATGGGCTGGACCGTCGCCCAAGCCGTCGACGTGGCCCACCGGCTCGTCGAAACCGAGGGCATGCCCAAGGTCGGGATGTCCGAGCGCTCGTGGAAGGACTGGGAGGCAGGGGGGCTGCCCAGCTCCGACTACCAGGACCTGTTGTGCCGTCTGTTCGCCACCAGTCCAGTCGGGTTGGGCTTCGCCCACGACTACTCACCCACCCCCGAGGCGGATGCGAACGCTCCGCTTCGTGGCGGGGACGGGCCCGATGGAACACTTTCCGAAGGGGACGCGACCCGGACCGGTGCGGACTTCACGGAGGTGGAGGCAACGAACCGTCGCGACGCGGTGAAACTCGCCGGACTGGCCATGGCCGCCCCGGCCGCCGCAGCACAGATCCTGGAACAGGCCGCTGCCGAGGCCATGGAGTTCACCCAGCAGGCGGAAGCGACATCGCTTGGCTCGGGAACCCTGGACCACCTCGACCTCGCGGTCACCGAGTTCAACCGCGCGTACTCGCTCAAACCGCCCAAGGCGGTCTTCGACGCGATGATGGACTACCGGCGCAAGGTCAACCGTCTGCTGAAGGCCAAGCACACCCACAGCCAAGAACGCGAACTGCTGGCGTTCGCCGGATGGCTGTCCGAACTCCTGGCCTGGCTCGCCCACGACCTCGGAGACGCCCGCACCGGTCTGGCGTTCGCCACCGACGCGTTCGTCCACGGCCAGCAGGCCGGACACGGCCAGCTGTGCGCGTGGGCGATGGACGCCGCCGCCTCCATCAACCTGTATGAACAACGGCCCGCCAAGGCCCGTAACGCGGCCCTCAAGGGCCTCAGCGAGGCCCCAGCCGGCCATCCGCTGACCGTGCGGCTGCATGCCCAGGCCGCCCGCGCTTCCGCCGCCGACGGCGACGCCGAAGGCTTCACCACCGCCTTCCACGCCGCCCAGGAAGCCCACCGGCTCCTGCCGCCCCGCTCACCCCGCCGCTTCGGCATGGACGTGATGCCGCTGGCGGACTACGCCCTCACCTCGTATCCGGCGACCTCGTTCATCTGGCTCGGGCAGGCCGAGAAGGCCCGCCATCATGCCGAACACGCACTGGCGACCTATGAGGCGGCCCCTGAAGCGTCCCGGTCACCGAGCCGGGAAGCCATCGCCCGTATCGACCTCGCCATCGCCCATGCCCAACTCGGCGACCCCAGCGACGCCGTTGTCCTCGGCCACCGGGCCCTGGACTCAGCCCGCGTCGTCGACTCCGTCCGCAACCGGGCCAGGGACCTCACCTCGTTCCTGACCCGCCGCTATCCCCGCCAGTCGGCGGTCGAGGGCCTGCGCGAGCACCTCGCAGCTCTGGACACGGCCGCCCGCCCGGCCCTGCCCGCAGCACCCTCTGGAGCGTGA
- a CDS encoding S8 family peptidase, with amino-acid sequence MDHKRSSKKRLITALTAAVAATGIAAVTAVTAGASTTPTEGKIYGAQAKGAVNGSYIVMLKNSVRTAQSGDLASKYGGKLKRNFSSVDGFSTSGMSEEDAKRLAADPAVDKVVQNHTFHIDGTQDNPPSWGLDRIDQTDTQGDKKYNYPDSAGEGVTAYVIDTGIHISHKDFEGRASYGFNAVDGSNKAEDDNGHGTHVSGTIGGAAHGVAKKVKLVGVKVLKGDGSGTTEQVVAGIDWVTKNHKGPSVANMSLGGGADEALDAAVKKAIDSGVTFGVAAGNESTDAGQGSPARVKEAITVASSTNKDEQSDFSNYGSVVDLYAPGTDITSDWNGSDDATKTISGTSMATPHVVGAAAVYLADHKDAKPADVEKALTDGATPDKISNPGAGTPNKLLKVIK; translated from the coding sequence ATGGATCACAAGCGTTCCAGCAAAAAGCGGCTCATCACGGCGTTAACCGCCGCGGTCGCCGCCACTGGCATCGCCGCCGTCACCGCCGTCACCGCCGGCGCTTCGACCACTCCCACCGAGGGCAAGATCTACGGCGCCCAGGCCAAGGGAGCCGTGAACGGCAGCTACATCGTCATGCTGAAGAATTCGGTCCGCACCGCCCAGAGCGGCGACCTCGCCTCCAAGTACGGCGGCAAGCTCAAGCGGAACTTCTCTTCCGTCGACGGCTTCTCGACCAGCGGTATGAGCGAAGAGGACGCCAAGCGACTCGCCGCCGACCCGGCCGTCGACAAGGTCGTCCAGAACCACACGTTCCACATCGACGGCACCCAGGACAACCCGCCGTCGTGGGGCCTGGACCGCATCGACCAGACGGACACCCAGGGCGACAAGAAGTACAACTACCCCGACAGCGCGGGTGAGGGCGTCACCGCCTACGTCATCGACACCGGCATCCACATCAGCCACAAGGACTTCGAGGGTCGCGCGTCCTACGGCTTCAACGCCGTCGACGGCAGCAACAAGGCCGAGGACGACAACGGCCACGGCACGCACGTCTCCGGCACCATCGGAGGCGCCGCCCACGGTGTCGCCAAGAAGGTCAAGCTCGTCGGCGTCAAGGTCCTCAAGGGCGACGGCTCCGGCACCACCGAGCAGGTCGTCGCGGGCATCGACTGGGTCACCAAGAACCACAAGGGCCCCTCGGTCGCCAACATGTCGCTCGGCGGCGGCGCGGACGAGGCACTGGACGCGGCCGTGAAGAAGGCCATCGACTCCGGTGTCACCTTCGGTGTCGCGGCGGGCAACGAGTCCACCGACGCGGGCCAGGGCTCCCCGGCGCGCGTGAAGGAAGCCATCACCGTGGCCTCCAGCACCAACAAGGACGAGCAGTCCGACTTCTCCAACTACGGCAGCGTGGTGGACCTCTACGCCCCCGGCACCGACATCACCTCGGACTGGAACGGCAGCGACGACGCCACCAAGACCATCTCCGGTACGTCCATGGCGACCCCCCACGTCGTCGGTGCCGCCGCGGTCTACCTGGCCGACCACAAGGACGCCAAGCCCGCGGACGTCGAGAAGGCCCTGACGGACGGCGCCACCCCGGACAAGATCAGCAACCCCGGCGCCGGCACGCCCAACAAGCTGCTGAAGGTCATCAAGTAA